The Cylindrospermum stagnale PCC 7417 genome segment ATCGACAAACCACTGATACCATTAAAACTGCTTTACAGCAAATTGCGCCGCTGTTGCAAGCTTTTAGTCCTTGGGAACGGCAGCAAGTTGAGCAAGTATTAGCACAAAATCAGGTTCCTTCATCTGTCAGGGCGGCGCTAGATATGGCGATGCACGACTGGCTGGGTAAGCTGGTGGGGCTACCATTGTGGCAAATCTGGGGACTTGATGGTGATGCGATTGTCCCGACTTCGGTGACAATTGGCATTAATTCCCCTGAAGGGGCAGCGGCTAGGGTGCGGGACTGGTTGCAATTTATGGATGTGCGGCTTTTCAAGGTGAAGTTAGGCAGTCCCAATGGCATAGATGCAGACCGGAAAATGCTCGCAGCGGTCATTGCCGAAGCAGCAGAAACAGAATTATTTGTGGATGCAAACGGGGGTTGGAGTTTGGGTGATGCCACGGAGATGTGCCATTGGCTGGCTGATATTGGTGTCAAGTATGTAGAACAGCCACTACCACGAGGTCAGGAAATAGATTTAGCAACACTCAAGAAAGATTCACCTTTACCCATTTTTGTTGATGAAAGTTGCTTTACAAGTTCCGATATTCCCCATTTGGCAAATTATGTGGATGGCATTAATATCAAGCTGATGAAATCAGGGGGTTTAAGTGAAGCCATGCGGATGGTACATACAGCGCGGGCTTATGGGTTGCAAGTGATGTTCGGCTGCTATTCTGATAGTTCCCTAGCGAATACAGCGGCGGCCCAACTGGCGCCACTAGCTGATTATCTAGATTTAGACAGTCACCTGAATTTAATCGATGACCCTTTTATAGGTGCATTGGTGCAAGAAGGAAGAGTTTTACCAAACAATTTACCGGGTTTGGGGGTGCAATACAGTGCGTCTGCCGCTTAATCAAAAAATAGCTATTCTGCTGCATGAAGGTGTTAGTGGGGTTTCTGGCAAAACTGGTTTATCAGTTTTACGCTACAGCGACGCCCCGATTGTTGCAGTCATTGACCGCGAGTGTGTGGGCCAATCTTTGCCAGAGTTAACAGGTATCAAGCGTGATGTGCCGATTGTGGCATCGGTAGCCGCAGCTTTGGAGTATAAGCCGGAAGTTTTGGTAATTGGCATTGCCCCGAAAGGTGGTGCTGTACCAGATGATTACTGGCCTGAACTCAAAGATGCCCTAGAAGCTGGGATGTCTTTGGTGAATGGTTTACACACTCCCTTGGGAAATATACCTGAGTTAAAAGCATTGCTGAAACCAGGGCAATTAATTTGGGATGTGCGGAAAGAACCACCTAATTTAGATGTGGCAACGGCCATGGCCCGCACTCTGCCTTGTCGGCGGGTGTTGACTGTGGGCACCGATATGGCGATCGGTAAAATGTCAACTAGCTTAGAAATGCATTGGGCATCAAAGTTGCGTGGTTGGCGTTCTAAGTTTCTGGCAACCGGTCAAACTGGTTTGATGTTAGAAGGGGATGGTGTCGCTTTAGATGCTGTGCGGGTAGATTTTGCTGCCGGTGCTGTAGAACAGACTATTATGCGCTTTGGTAAGAACTACGACATCTTACACATTGAAGGACAAGGTTCACTGCTGCACCCTGGTTCAACAGCCACTTTACCCCTGATTCGTGGTTCCCAACCCACGCAACTGGTGCTAGTACATCGGGCCGGACAGGTTCATGTGCGGAATTTTCCCCATGTCTTGATTCCCCCATTACCAGAGGTAATTCGGCTATATGAAGCTGTGGCTGGTGCGGGGGGCGCTTTTGCACCTGTGCCTGTGGTGGCTATAGCTTTGAACACCAGGGATTTGGATGAGGAAAGGGCGCGGGATGCGATCGCGCAAACAACATCAGAAACCGGTCTACCCTGCACAGATCCAGTGCGCTTTGGTGCTGGGATGCTGTTAGATGCGGTAATGCAAAGTTAGATATCGAGATAAATTTAATAACTCGCTGGCAACAGTGAGTTATTAATTACTACTGCTGACATTCCCACGGCTAAAACCCTGAGAAATAACCTGACAGCGCTGGGAATGTGAATGGAATACATATCTTGCAGAGACGTTGTATGCAACGTCTCTACATTGTCGTCTAATATCAAGTCCGGTTAATTACTTATAATAAGTTTGGCCTTGTTGGTAATTGCTGTTTTCCTTTTTCCCTTTTTCCCAATTACCCATTACCCATTACCAGCCCTCACAGATATGATAAGTATTCAACCGGACATGATATAAACTCTAACTATTTGTAGAAGACAATGACGTCACCACCGCTGAGAACGTTAATGGCAACTACTTGACCGATATTGATATTGTTGCTGTTCAGCACATTCTTAATCACCTGATTACTATTAAGAACATTGCGTAATGTGACGATCTGAACAGTGTTTTTATTCAGGGCATTATTAAAAGCTTCTACATTATCGTTATTGAGTAGATCCTCAACATTAACCAGCTTCACCTGGCTAAGGGTGAGATTATTTAGAATGCTCAAATCCTGAATCTCAATGGTGACGTTGTTGAGAGCAGCTATGAGATTGTCGAAGGTGGCTTGATTTGTTGTTTCCTCTGCCGCTGCCGGTTGGCTGATTGTGATAGCTGGAACACCGAACATAAGCAAGCCAACACCAACAACAGATGCTATTCCTACACGATTGATAGCCATAAATGAAACCTCTTGGTAATAAACTGATGTCATAAGATTTACAAAAAATTGCTTGTAAATCATCATTCTACGGATTGAGTTACGATTTAGCTAAATGTCTGACTTAAGCCAGATAAGAAGAAAGTTCCCAATTTATGGATAAAAATTCAGCAATATTAGTCTAAGCTGGAAATAGATCAACATATTGTCAATTAACAACCTTAATCGGCATTGCATTATCTGGCATGATTTCAGGTTGGATAGATAGGCTTTGCGGCTGTAATACCAGTGATTACAAGTAGCCAAGGGCAATAGTAATCATTCAAAAACAGATATACAGGTATTCTTTGGGAAGACCTTAAGCAACAGAAAAAACCCAGCATTGCTGGGTAGTGTTGCTAGGGACTTCCAAATAAAAAAAACATCCCAAATTTTCTTGTGGGATGGGTGTCCCCACACTTACAATATTCCGGGCGGGCTAGAAGCCCACCCCACAAGATGGATAATTTATTTCCTGGAAATCCCCTATCTCTCAATCTAAAAATTAATACTGAGTAACTGGTCGCCAGATAAATATATTCATCTTCCAGCATAGAACCCTATGTATCGAATGGTAGAAGACTTTAGAGAAAAAATGAAGTTAATCTGTGTATGGGATCACAAACTAAAATTCGACTAAAACCAGCCAGATTTTAATCACCTAACAACCGAAGCAGACAAAAAAATCATAACTCCTAAAATAAATTTGTCTGCTCATGTCGGCTTATAGGCAATACGGCTCGGTTAAAGTCTGAATCTATCGAAGATCCCCCCAACCCCCCTGGACAAGGGGGACTTTTAACTCTCTTTTACCCCCGGAAGATGGGGGGATCTTATCCGAACCTTATTGGGCTTACAGGTGAACAAGTCTAACATCAACTGCTAAATTTACCTCTGGATATGAGTAATAAGAGGAAACTATGATTTTTCAAAGTACGATAATTCCTTTCAAATGGTGCGCTTTACAATTAGGGTTAGCACCGATAACAACGACTGGTGAGATTTTCACACTAGAACAAGCACCTTATGTTTTTTCTAGTACCAAATTTTTGGTGGCATTGCTATGTGGAATAGTCATGGCGTTTGCCTTTCAATTATTATTAACTAATCTTTCCTTGGCTTTGGGAATTTCCGCCATCGGAACTGGTGCATATTCTGATGACGATGATGCCGAAACATTGGGAGGCACAATTCGCAAAGCTGAAGCAAAAGTTGGTACTTGGGCACTTGTTACTTCCAGCGTTGCATTATTTATCGCTTGTTTTCTAGCGGTGAAAATTAGCTTAATCGAAAGTGCTGCTTTGGGAGCAATTATCGGTGTAGTTATTTGGTCTAGCTACTTCACAGTCATCATGTGGCTGGGTTCCAGTGCTTTAGGCTCTTTCGTTGGTTCTTTTGTTAGCACTGTAACTTCTGGCATTCAAAATTTGCTGGGTACAGCAACTACTGCTCTTGGTGCTAGTGCTACTCAAAGACAAATGGTTTCTACGGCTGAAGAAATTACCGCCGCAGTTCGTCGAGAATTAACTTCAGGTTTTGACGCTGACGGTATTAGAAATACCCTGCAAACTTCTTTGAAGTCTCTAGAGTTACCAAAACTAGATGTCAAACAAATTAGGAGTCAATTTGACCAGCTTTTAAAAGATGTAAATTTGCGGGATATTGGCGATAGTGAATTACTCAAAAATGTCAACCGCCAGACTTTTGTTGATTTA includes the following:
- a CDS encoding dipeptide epimerase, yielding MQIGFTLFTVNKRFPLTISRGTTAQTTNVWVKIFQAGIEGWGEASPFGVGNHRQTTDTIKTALQQIAPLLQAFSPWERQQVEQVLAQNQVPSSVRAALDMAMHDWLGKLVGLPLWQIWGLDGDAIVPTSVTIGINSPEGAAARVRDWLQFMDVRLFKVKLGSPNGIDADRKMLAAVIAEAAETELFVDANGGWSLGDATEMCHWLADIGVKYVEQPLPRGQEIDLATLKKDSPLPIFVDESCFTSSDIPHLANYVDGINIKLMKSGGLSEAMRMVHTARAYGLQVMFGCYSDSSLANTAAAQLAPLADYLDLDSHLNLIDDPFIGALVQEGRVLPNNLPGLGVQYSASAA
- a CDS encoding DUF1611 domain-containing protein; its protein translation is MRLPLNQKIAILLHEGVSGVSGKTGLSVLRYSDAPIVAVIDRECVGQSLPELTGIKRDVPIVASVAAALEYKPEVLVIGIAPKGGAVPDDYWPELKDALEAGMSLVNGLHTPLGNIPELKALLKPGQLIWDVRKEPPNLDVATAMARTLPCRRVLTVGTDMAIGKMSTSLEMHWASKLRGWRSKFLATGQTGLMLEGDGVALDAVRVDFAAGAVEQTIMRFGKNYDILHIEGQGSLLHPGSTATLPLIRGSQPTQLVLVHRAGQVHVRNFPHVLIPPLPEVIRLYEAVAGAGGAFAPVPVVAIALNTRDLDEERARDAIAQTTSETGLPCTDPVRFGAGMLLDAVMQS